One Novipirellula galeiformis DNA window includes the following coding sequences:
- a CDS encoding universal stress protein — MRKILLATDDSPHANEATWFLAHLPHEDKVEITVLSVLYVPTAGSMTLLGDWVQIILERERERAVATFAKVESRFDGANVTLKHIIKEGHVAETIVDVANRERVDFVVLGARGHSLVERIVLGSTSDYVATHATCSVLVVRPTEIREANHPIRIAIAYEDSEAAEAALQEIAEVGWGAEPDLRVVTVLFSGGFEESARRNLAESTALKAAEWLRKTASHVHVESIVHSHIGEGLVSYLEENRCDIVVVGETPRTRLGRVLMGSTSRFVLRHAPCSVWITRNRIMQGKPSGKTHPETASL; from the coding sequence ATGAGAAAAATTCTGTTGGCCACGGATGATTCGCCACATGCGAATGAGGCGACTTGGTTCTTGGCTCACTTGCCTCATGAGGACAAAGTCGAAATCACAGTGCTGTCGGTGCTGTACGTGCCCACGGCCGGAAGTATGACGTTGTTGGGCGATTGGGTGCAAATCATTTTAGAACGCGAGCGCGAGCGGGCCGTTGCCACCTTTGCCAAGGTAGAGTCGAGGTTCGACGGCGCTAATGTGACGTTGAAGCACATCATCAAAGAAGGTCACGTCGCCGAGACCATCGTGGATGTGGCCAACCGTGAACGTGTTGACTTTGTGGTCCTCGGCGCCCGCGGACACTCGCTGGTCGAGCGAATTGTTTTAGGCAGCACTAGCGATTACGTGGCCACCCATGCCACGTGCAGCGTATTGGTCGTTCGTCCGACCGAGATCCGCGAGGCAAATCATCCGATACGGATTGCGATCGCCTATGAAGATTCCGAAGCGGCGGAAGCGGCGCTCCAAGAGATCGCGGAGGTGGGGTGGGGAGCCGAACCCGATTTACGTGTCGTCACGGTGTTGTTTTCGGGAGGATTTGAAGAATCAGCGCGACGCAATTTGGCTGAAAGCACCGCCCTCAAGGCAGCTGAGTGGCTTCGCAAAACGGCCTCGCATGTGCATGTTGAGTCGATCGTGCACAGCCACATTGGCGAAGGCTTGGTGAGCTATCTTGAGGAAAATCGTTGTGACATTGTCGTCGTAGGCGAAACGCCGCGAACTCGACTAGGGCGAGTCTTGATGGGCAGCACCTCACGGTTTGTATTGCGGCATGCCCCCTGTAGCGTTTGGATCACACGCAATCGGATAATGCAAGGCAAACCGAGCGGGAAAACGCATCCCGAGACGGCATCACTATGA
- a CDS encoding Acg family FMN-binding oxidoreductase, translating to MSTESTSQTTLIGRLRNAVGQAVQAPSNYNTQPWLFRIMKDGVELMADRRRACPVVDPEQRELLISCGAALYHLRLAMKFDGLATLVRILPDPANPNRLARVLVAGSHETCDDERMLFEAIPKRRTNRFPFEPREVDPALQAEWIDDAKAEHVGLHFASTSQGKHAIADLVSEGDRLQASDRHFRRELAKWSHSNHSWRRDGLPAYTHGASNFASNFDSFMVRTFDWGAEQAAKDRQLAEGSPLLALISTSTDMPADWIACGQALGKILLRAAAWSVDASFMNQPIELPSLRPKLAKLMRSDQHPQVLMRLGYGIEVQPTPRRRLDDVIMNDC from the coding sequence ATGAGTACGGAATCGACATCACAAACCACTCTGATTGGGCGACTCCGCAATGCGGTGGGGCAAGCGGTCCAGGCGCCGTCGAACTACAACACTCAGCCCTGGCTGTTTCGCATCATGAAGGATGGTGTCGAGCTGATGGCGGATCGGCGGCGGGCTTGCCCCGTCGTCGACCCCGAGCAGCGTGAGTTGCTGATCAGCTGCGGAGCGGCGCTGTATCACTTGCGGTTGGCAATGAAGTTTGACGGGCTGGCGACGTTGGTTCGGATCCTGCCCGACCCCGCAAATCCCAATCGGCTCGCCCGCGTACTCGTTGCCGGATCGCACGAAACGTGTGATGACGAACGGATGCTCTTCGAGGCGATCCCCAAACGACGCACCAATCGCTTCCCATTCGAGCCTCGCGAGGTCGACCCGGCCTTGCAAGCCGAATGGATCGATGATGCGAAAGCCGAGCATGTTGGGCTTCATTTTGCGAGTACCAGCCAAGGGAAACATGCGATCGCGGATCTGGTTTCCGAGGGAGACCGGTTGCAGGCGAGTGATCGTCACTTTCGACGTGAACTTGCCAAGTGGAGTCATTCGAACCACAGTTGGCGGCGAGATGGACTTCCCGCTTACACGCATGGCGCCAGCAACTTTGCATCGAATTTTGATAGCTTTATGGTCCGCACGTTTGATTGGGGGGCGGAACAAGCAGCCAAAGATCGCCAACTCGCCGAAGGTTCACCTCTGCTCGCATTGATCAGCACCTCAACGGATATGCCCGCCGATTGGATTGCGTGTGGACAAGCCCTCGGCAAGATCCTGCTGCGTGCTGCGGCATGGTCGGTGGATGCCTCGTTTATGAACCAGCCGATTGAACTGCCGTCGTTGCGCCCCAAGCTCGCGAAGCTGATGAGATCCGACCAACACCCCCAAGTCTTGATGCGATTGGGGTACGGCATCGAGGTGCAACCAACGCCCCGGCGGCGACTCGATGACGTGATCATGAATGATTGTTAA
- the cls gene encoding cardiolipin synthase, with product MSIFDSLTDQWWFITVIPAIVILIELLAIASAFHSLRHVRTSQAAVAWVIGLITIPFLVLPMYWVFARHRFEGYREAIRAVGERYVQSVELVRRELVTEVNARSTSASTTSANTTLEYLADVLDTPLCTGNTFRLLIDGEAFFDTLLSQIEAAQEYLYLAFYIIRDDELGNRVAEALVASAARGVVVRLLYDEVGCLRLSQAYLDRLAEGGVDVRAFNTRQGFVNRFQINFRNHRKLVIVDGKVAIVGGLNLGDEYLGKASWVTRWRDTAVEIHGELARKVQAVFAGDYYWAARIDLPEARWDRDPNPQNDSGLAAVCATGPADPRPRATMMFAAVAGAARERLWISTPYLVPDDALMVALSMARARGVDVRLLIPSVADQWAVYMAGYHYEQELAELGIPVYRYQGGVLHQKCVLVDDELVLIGSTNFDNRSLHLNFELMVAIAEPSLITEVANMLEQDFAESQWSNALDGPLRPWLARVGTAIARLFSPVL from the coding sequence ATGTCGATATTTGATTCACTTACCGACCAGTGGTGGTTCATCACGGTGATTCCCGCGATCGTGATTTTGATCGAACTGTTGGCAATCGCATCTGCGTTTCACTCGCTACGTCATGTTCGTACATCCCAGGCGGCGGTGGCGTGGGTGATTGGTTTGATCACAATTCCGTTCCTGGTATTGCCGATGTATTGGGTGTTTGCGCGGCACCGCTTCGAAGGTTATCGAGAAGCGATTCGTGCCGTAGGCGAGCGGTATGTCCAATCGGTCGAGTTGGTTCGTCGAGAATTGGTCACCGAAGTGAACGCGCGGTCAACGTCGGCCAGCACGACATCGGCCAACACGACGTTGGAGTATTTGGCCGATGTTTTGGACACGCCCCTCTGCACGGGCAATACCTTTCGGCTACTGATTGACGGCGAAGCGTTCTTCGACACGTTGCTATCCCAGATTGAAGCGGCACAAGAGTATCTCTACCTCGCTTTCTATATCATTCGCGATGACGAGCTGGGGAATCGAGTTGCCGAGGCCTTAGTCGCATCCGCAGCGCGTGGGGTTGTGGTGCGATTGTTGTATGACGAAGTAGGGTGTTTGCGGCTGAGCCAAGCCTACTTGGATCGCTTGGCCGAGGGAGGCGTCGACGTCCGTGCGTTTAACACACGGCAAGGATTCGTGAACCGATTTCAAATCAATTTTCGCAATCATCGCAAGTTGGTGATCGTCGACGGCAAGGTCGCCATCGTGGGCGGTTTGAATTTAGGGGATGAGTATCTTGGCAAGGCGAGTTGGGTGACGCGGTGGCGCGACACCGCGGTGGAGATCCATGGCGAATTGGCAAGAAAAGTTCAAGCCGTGTTTGCGGGTGACTACTACTGGGCGGCGCGGATCGATTTGCCGGAGGCAAGATGGGATCGCGATCCCAACCCGCAAAACGACTCGGGGTTAGCAGCGGTGTGTGCCACCGGACCTGCCGATCCACGGCCACGCGCTACGATGATGTTCGCGGCGGTAGCGGGGGCGGCGAGAGAGCGATTGTGGATTAGCACGCCGTATTTGGTTCCCGATGACGCCTTGATGGTAGCGTTGTCGATGGCGCGGGCGCGTGGGGTGGATGTGCGACTCTTGATTCCCTCGGTTGCCGACCAATGGGCGGTCTACATGGCCGGGTACCACTACGAACAAGAGTTGGCGGAGCTTGGAATTCCGGTTTATCGATATCAAGGAGGCGTGTTGCATCAAAAATGCGTTTTGGTCGATGATGAGTTGGTGTTGATCGGGTCGACCAACTTTGACAATCGTTCCTTGCACTTGAACTTTGAATTGATGGTGGCGATCGCAGAACCAAGCTTGATCACAGAAGTCGCCAACATGCTGGAGCAAGATTTTGCCGAATCTCAGTGGAGCAATGCGTTGGACGGGCCACTCCGACCCTGGTTGGCTCGCGTTGGTACCGCCATCGCACGTTTGTTCAGCCCCGTGCTGTAG
- a CDS encoding universal stress protein produces MSGLIAKRIVVPVDFSKMSLDAVDQALEIVENEGSIDVIHVLSTLPAMEYGNLYGTVTDETRIEHVKKNLRERLSDAKHAATTIHVSIGDAGREITSFAEREHADLIVIPSHGYGFVKHILLGSVAERVVRLAHCPVLVLRN; encoded by the coding sequence ATGTCAGGATTAATAGCCAAGCGAATCGTTGTCCCCGTCGATTTCAGTAAGATGTCGCTTGATGCCGTCGACCAAGCGCTCGAAATCGTTGAAAACGAAGGTTCGATTGATGTGATCCATGTGCTCTCGACCTTGCCCGCGATGGAGTATGGCAACTTGTATGGCACGGTCACCGATGAAACTCGAATTGAACACGTCAAAAAGAATCTTCGCGAACGGCTGTCCGACGCCAAACACGCCGCGACGACCATTCATGTGAGCATCGGCGATGCGGGGCGTGAAATCACAAGTTTCGCCGAACGCGAACACGCCGATTTGATCGTCATTCCGTCTCACGGCTATGGGTTTGTCAAACATATCTTGCTGGGCTCGGTAGCCGAACGCGTGGTCCGGCTCGCCCATTGTCCGGTGCTTGTGTTACGCAACTAA
- a CDS encoding Ni/Fe hydrogenase subunit alpha, producing the protein MSRSRKITVNALTRVEGEGALHIRIDGNEIAEVRLCIYEPPRFFEAFLCGRSIQDVPDMTARICGICPVAYQMVSVHALEAALGIAVTPEIRQLRRLLYCGEWIESHALHIFMLNAADFFGCANGIELAKQFPERINDGLRIKKTGNSIVEILGGRAIHPVNVRVGGFHRLPSRDELTSLLQPLCGALDAAIDSAEWIAGFDFPSFEPDCEWVALHHPDEYAMNEGVIASTRFPAIDVGEYERDFAETQVAHSNALHSTRRDHPSSYLLGPLARLTLNRHRLVPDALRLANRIAPPSLMQNRFRSILARIIEVVSCLQQAILIIEEYRETKEAFMPHVAKAGFGCAATEAPRGMMYHHYEISDDGLVTKAKIVPPTSQNQRQIESDLCLYLPQLIHEPDEIIAAECEKLIRTYDPCISCSTHAVTIDRGPR; encoded by the coding sequence ATGAGCCGTAGTCGAAAGATCACCGTCAATGCACTGACTCGAGTCGAAGGCGAGGGAGCGCTGCACATCCGCATCGACGGCAACGAAATCGCAGAGGTGCGTCTTTGTATCTATGAGCCACCGCGGTTCTTTGAAGCCTTTCTTTGTGGACGATCGATTCAAGACGTGCCCGACATGACGGCCAGAATTTGTGGGATTTGTCCGGTCGCATACCAAATGGTATCGGTGCATGCGTTGGAGGCCGCCTTGGGCATTGCGGTGACACCCGAGATTCGGCAACTACGGCGTTTGCTTTACTGTGGCGAATGGATCGAAAGCCACGCCCTACATATCTTCATGCTCAACGCAGCCGACTTTTTTGGATGTGCCAACGGCATCGAACTGGCTAAGCAGTTTCCAGAACGCATCAATGATGGATTGCGCATCAAGAAAACAGGCAATTCCATTGTCGAAATTCTCGGGGGCCGCGCGATTCATCCGGTCAACGTTCGGGTAGGCGGCTTTCATCGCTTGCCGTCGCGGGATGAACTGACGTCATTGTTGCAACCCCTTTGTGGGGCGCTCGATGCGGCGATCGACTCGGCGGAGTGGATCGCTGGATTTGACTTTCCCTCGTTCGAGCCCGATTGCGAGTGGGTGGCGCTGCATCATCCCGATGAATACGCGATGAACGAAGGCGTGATTGCGTCGACGCGATTTCCCGCAATCGATGTCGGCGAGTATGAGCGGGATTTCGCCGAAACTCAGGTGGCTCACAGCAACGCCCTGCATTCGACTCGTCGCGATCACCCTTCGTCTTACTTGCTAGGCCCCCTGGCACGACTCACGCTGAATCGTCATCGGCTCGTTCCAGACGCACTCCGTCTGGCAAATCGAATCGCCCCACCTTCCTTGATGCAAAATCGTTTCCGCTCCATCCTCGCTCGGATCATCGAAGTCGTTAGCTGCTTGCAGCAAGCGATCTTGATCATCGAAGAGTACCGTGAAACGAAGGAAGCCTTTATGCCTCATGTTGCCAAGGCCGGCTTCGGATGTGCCGCGACCGAAGCACCGCGTGGGATGATGTACCATCACTACGAGATCAGTGATGACGGACTCGTCACCAAGGCAAAGATTGTTCCACCCACGTCACAGAACCAGCGACAAATCGAATCCGATTTGTGTTTGTATCTACCGCAACTGATTCATGAACCGGATGAAATCATTGCCGCCGAATGCGAGAAACTGATTCGTACCTATGATCCCTGTATTAGTTGTTCGACTCACGCAGTGACCATTGATCGGGGACCGCGATGA
- a CDS encoding NADH-quinone oxidoreductase subunit B family protein translates to MTNLPMKEKKRLAVFKFASCDGCQLSLLSCEDELLALADKVEIVHFLELSSHTQTGPFDLTLVEGSISTHEDEDRIREIRRQSRVLVTIGACATAGGIQSLRNWADHDEYLQRVYAHPEYIDSLATSTAISDHVTVDFELRGCPVDKVQLLEVVLAFINQRRPNIPSHSVCLDCKRRGVVCIAVTQAKPCLGPITQAGCGAICPAYHRPCYGCFGPCDQANAKAMSEHYLEVGVTPLQMIHQLRNMNSAAKLFQIESNRIESEHPTNRPAP, encoded by the coding sequence ATGACGAATTTGCCAATGAAAGAAAAGAAACGCCTGGCGGTTTTTAAGTTCGCCTCCTGTGACGGTTGCCAACTTTCACTGCTCAGCTGTGAGGATGAGTTGCTCGCTTTGGCGGACAAGGTTGAGATCGTTCATTTCTTGGAACTCAGTAGCCATACGCAGACGGGACCTTTTGATTTGACGCTCGTGGAAGGCTCGATCTCGACTCACGAGGATGAAGATCGCATTCGCGAGATTCGACGACAATCACGCGTCTTGGTCACCATCGGCGCATGCGCAACGGCGGGCGGTATCCAATCGCTGCGGAATTGGGCCGATCACGATGAATACTTGCAACGTGTCTACGCGCATCCCGAATACATCGATTCGCTCGCCACCAGCACCGCGATCAGCGATCACGTGACAGTCGATTTTGAACTTCGTGGTTGCCCGGTGGATAAGGTTCAATTGTTAGAGGTCGTGTTGGCGTTCATCAACCAACGCAGACCGAATATTCCCTCACACAGTGTTTGCTTGGATTGCAAGCGGCGCGGCGTGGTGTGCATTGCGGTGACCCAAGCGAAGCCCTGTTTGGGCCCGATCACGCAGGCCGGGTGCGGAGCGATCTGTCCAGCGTACCACCGACCATGCTACGGCTGTTTTGGCCCCTGTGACCAAGCGAATGCAAAAGCGATGTCCGAGCACTATCTCGAAGTAGGGGTCACGCCCTTGCAGATGATTCATCAGCTGCGAAACATGAACTCCGCTGCGAAGTTGTTTCAGATTGAAAGCAACCGCATCGAATCCGAGCATCCCACGAATCGGCCTGCGCCATGA
- a CDS encoding FAD/NAD(P)-binding protein produces the protein MSEPAYRNPWHTQAAVVTAIRAETPGVATFELAWVDAKSKPRVPAKPGQFNMLYMPGVGETAISLSGDALHSDLLLHTIRKVGNVTGAMFRLSVGATLGVRGPFGSAWPIDECVGADLVLVCGGIGLAPMRSLVNQLIRRRSEFGEVHLLIGARTPRDLLYRNEYSRWKAGGINVQTTVDRAESTWTGNIGVVTLLLERLNRFKPAGASLMTCGPEVMMMYTIQMAISRGFERRRMWVSLERNMNCAVGTCGHCQFGPHFVCKDGPVLRFDLIEALLEVKDL, from the coding sequence ATGAGCGAACCAGCGTACCGCAATCCTTGGCATACCCAGGCTGCTGTGGTCACCGCGATCCGGGCCGAGACGCCGGGCGTTGCCACGTTTGAGCTTGCCTGGGTCGATGCGAAGTCGAAACCCCGAGTGCCGGCAAAGCCGGGCCAGTTCAACATGCTGTACATGCCGGGAGTGGGGGAAACCGCGATTTCGCTCAGTGGAGATGCCCTGCACTCAGACCTCCTGCTACACACCATTCGCAAAGTAGGTAATGTCACCGGAGCGATGTTTCGTTTGTCGGTGGGGGCGACACTCGGGGTGCGAGGCCCGTTTGGTTCGGCTTGGCCGATCGATGAATGCGTCGGTGCCGATTTGGTGCTGGTGTGTGGGGGGATCGGTTTGGCGCCGATGCGGTCGTTGGTAAATCAGTTGATTCGTCGCCGTAGCGAGTTTGGGGAAGTGCACCTGTTGATCGGTGCACGAACTCCCCGCGACCTGCTCTACCGCAACGAATATTCTCGCTGGAAAGCCGGGGGGATCAACGTGCAAACGACCGTGGATCGCGCGGAATCGACTTGGACGGGGAACATTGGTGTCGTGACGCTATTGCTGGAGCGATTGAACCGATTCAAGCCCGCCGGAGCGTCGCTAATGACGTGTGGTCCCGAGGTCATGATGATGTACACGATTCAGATGGCGATCTCGCGAGGATTCGAGCGGCGACGGATGTGGGTATCGCTCGAGCGTAACATGAACTGCGCCGTAGGCACGTGTGGGCACTGTCAATTCGGGCCCCATTTCGTTTGTAAAGACGGGCCGGTGCTGCGTTTCGATCTCATCGAGGCATTGTTGGAGGTCAAAGATCTATGA
- a CDS encoding four helix bundle protein produces MTEPIFDHDRLDVYRLSIDYVASSFSVAKDLVGLHRHARDQWVRAAQSIPLNIAEGNGKRSLKDRNRFLDIARGSALECASIQDVLAVTDGLGDKVHGELKRTLKRIVSMLTRLIARADAVSESNAPYNAGDEYEYRDAEYEHEEQPESRIAPQETAQSFSKSRSTARPR; encoded by the coding sequence ATGACCGAACCAATCTTCGACCATGATCGACTTGATGTTTACCGGCTGTCGATTGACTACGTCGCTTCGTCGTTTTCGGTCGCAAAGGATTTAGTCGGTCTTCATCGTCATGCCCGTGACCAATGGGTTCGCGCCGCTCAATCGATTCCGCTGAACATTGCCGAAGGCAACGGCAAACGCAGCCTCAAGGATCGAAATCGATTTCTCGATATTGCCCGCGGATCGGCATTAGAATGCGCTTCGATTCAGGATGTACTCGCCGTTACGGACGGGCTTGGTGACAAAGTGCACGGCGAATTGAAACGAACGCTCAAACGGATTGTTTCGATGCTGACGCGACTGATCGCCCGCGCTGACGCTGTCTCCGAATCCAACGCACCGTACAATGCGGGTGACGAGTACGAGTACCGCGATGCTGAGTACGAGCACGAAGAACAGCCAGAATCAAGAATTGCACCTCAGGAGACGGCGCAGTCGTTCTCCAAATCAAGGTCCACCGCGCGTCCTCGGTGA